Proteins encoded within one genomic window of Thermus oshimai DSM 12092:
- a CDS encoding phosphate-starvation-inducible PsiE family protein, with translation MRRDAYRILQATETVIYLFAGFLIAAGAAILLLTTLLEGVENLLAGRYHEVALTLLDRVLLALMLAEILYTLVRFAREGSLEATPFLIIGIIAAVRRVLVLTAEAVEKFDLSDPAFMAVLAELGLLALLVVAFALAIRLVKSLEGR, from the coding sequence GTGAGGCGGGACGCCTACCGCATCCTCCAGGCCACGGAGACGGTCATCTACCTCTTCGCGGGCTTCCTCATCGCCGCCGGGGCGGCCATCCTCCTCCTCACCACCCTGCTGGAGGGGGTGGAGAACCTCCTGGCGGGGCGGTACCACGAGGTGGCCCTCACCCTTCTGGACCGGGTCCTCCTGGCCCTGATGCTGGCGGAGATCCTCTACACCCTGGTGCGCTTCGCCCGGGAGGGGAGCCTCGAGGCCACCCCCTTCCTCATCATCGGCATCATCGCCGCGGTGCGCCGGGTCCTGGTGCTCACCGCGGAGGCGGTGGAGAAGTTTGACCTCAGCGACCCCGCGTTTATGGCCGTCCTGGCGGAGCTCGGCCTCCTGGCCCTTCTGGTGGTGGCCTTCGCCCTGGCCATCCGCCTGGTCAAGAGCCTAGAAGGGCGATGA
- a CDS encoding LysR family transcriptional regulator, with translation MLISKNAKLPNPAALRVFVTVVEEGGVGRAALALGITQPAVSQYLRTLEEQVGHPLFERQGRHLVLSRVGEALLPEARRVVQALEGFQRVSQAMGRLELGEVTFGASTTMATYVVPTFLKRFHQEHPGIRVHLESGSSERLAERLRMGELEFAILEGVEGWEGYDRRLFYEDELVLIVPPEHPWANRSTVPPTWLAQESLVVRKPGSMTWRVLERAFEQAGLELKPTFYTDNNEVTKRLVMAGAGVGIVSRVVIQPNLKVGNLRALRLEEPVGELRRIFWLVYPRNVANPAAQALIALLGS, from the coding sequence ATGCTCATATCTAAAAACGCTAAACTGCCCAACCCCGCGGCATTACGGGTCTTCGTCACGGTGGTGGAGGAAGGAGGGGTGGGCCGGGCGGCCTTGGCCTTGGGCATCACCCAGCCCGCGGTGAGCCAGTACCTGAGGACCCTGGAGGAGCAGGTGGGCCACCCCCTCTTTGAGCGGCAGGGGCGGCACCTGGTCCTCTCCCGGGTGGGGGAGGCCCTCCTCCCCGAGGCCCGGCGGGTGGTCCAGGCCCTGGAGGGGTTCCAGCGGGTCTCCCAGGCCATGGGCCGCCTGGAGCTGGGGGAGGTGACCTTTGGGGCCTCCACCACCATGGCCACCTACGTGGTGCCCACCTTCCTCAAGCGCTTCCACCAAGAGCACCCGGGGATCCGGGTGCACCTGGAAAGCGGAAGCTCCGAGCGCCTGGCGGAGCGGCTCCGGATGGGGGAGCTGGAGTTCGCCATCCTCGAGGGCGTGGAGGGCTGGGAGGGGTACGACCGGCGGCTTTTCTACGAGGACGAGCTGGTCCTCATCGTCCCCCCCGAGCACCCCTGGGCGAACCGGAGCACCGTGCCCCCCACCTGGCTGGCCCAGGAGAGCCTGGTGGTGCGCAAGCCGGGCTCCATGACCTGGCGGGTCCTGGAGCGGGCTTTTGAGCAGGCGGGTCTGGAGCTCAAGCCCACCTTCTACACGGACAACAACGAGGTGACCAAGCGCCTGGTCATGGCCGGGGCAGGGGTGGGCATCGTGAGCCGGGTGGTGATCCAGCCCAACCTCAAGGTGGGCAACCTCCGGGCCCTGAGGCTGGAGGAGCCCGTGGGGGAGCTCCGGCGCATTTTCTGGCTGGTCTACCCCAGGAACGTGGCCAACCCCGCGGCCCAGGCCCTCATCGCCCTTCTAGGCTCTTGA
- the glpX gene encoding class II fructose-bisphosphatase yields the protein MPTRNLGLDLMRATEAAALASARWVGLGNKEEGDRAAVEAMRLILSSLDFRARVVIGEGEKDRAPMLYNGEELGQGEGPFWDLAVDPVEGTRLLALGRPGAISVLAAAPEGTLFNPGPGFYAAKLVVGPEAREAIDLKASAADNLKEIARALKRSVRELTVFVLDKPRHARLIEEIRYAGARITLQTDGDVAGALAAVLPGTGVDVLMGTGGTPEGVIAAVAVRALGGGMQMRLDPQSEEERWNLIHAGFDLEKVYTLEELCRAEDTHFAATGITDGPFLRGVRYGAQEAWTESLVIRGATRTLRKVEARHRLEKLRGISPVAY from the coding sequence ATGCCTACGCGCAACCTGGGTCTGGACCTCATGCGGGCCACGGAGGCCGCCGCCTTAGCCTCCGCCCGCTGGGTGGGCCTGGGGAACAAGGAGGAGGGGGACCGGGCCGCGGTGGAGGCCATGCGCCTCATCCTTTCCAGCCTGGACTTCCGGGCCCGGGTGGTCATCGGCGAGGGGGAGAAGGACCGGGCCCCCATGCTCTATAACGGCGAGGAGCTGGGCCAGGGGGAGGGCCCCTTCTGGGACCTGGCGGTGGACCCCGTGGAGGGCACCCGGCTTCTCGCCCTGGGGCGCCCCGGGGCCATCAGCGTCCTGGCCGCGGCCCCCGAGGGCACCCTCTTCAACCCGGGGCCGGGGTTCTACGCTGCCAAGCTGGTGGTGGGCCCGGAGGCCCGGGAGGCCATCGACCTGAAGGCCTCGGCGGCGGACAACCTCAAGGAGATCGCCCGGGCCCTGAAGCGCTCGGTGCGGGAGCTTACGGTCTTCGTCCTGGACAAGCCCCGGCACGCCCGGCTCATAGAGGAGATCCGCTACGCGGGGGCCCGCATCACCCTCCAGACGGACGGGGACGTGGCCGGGGCCCTGGCCGCGGTGCTTCCGGGAACGGGGGTGGACGTCCTCATGGGCACCGGGGGGACCCCGGAGGGGGTCATCGCCGCGGTGGCCGTGCGGGCCCTGGGGGGCGGGATGCAGATGCGCCTGGACCCCCAGAGCGAGGAGGAGCGCTGGAACCTGATCCACGCGGGGTTTGACCTGGAAAAGGTGTACACCCTGGAGGAGCTCTGCCGGGCGGAGGACACCCACTTCGCCGCCACCGGCATCACCGATGGGCCCTTCCTGAGGGGCGTGCGCTACGGGGCGCAGGAGGCCTGGACGGAGAGCCTGGTCATCCGCGGGGCCACCCGCACCCTGCGCAAGGTGGAGGCCCGGCACCGGCTTGAGAAGCTTCGGGGCATCAGCCCCGTGGCCTACTGA
- a CDS encoding form I ribulose bisphosphate carboxylase large subunit gives MSTQYAGKGKYSKAGVLEYKQMGYFDPDYEPKDTDTIALFRITPQPGIEPEEAAAAVAGESSTATWTVVWTDRLTYLDRYRAKAFRVEPVPGNPEQYFAWIAYDLALFEEGSIANMTSSIIGNVFGFKALRALRLEDLRIPVAYLKTFKGAPHGIPVERDMLNKYGRPLLGATVKPKLGLSGRNYGRVVYEALAGGLDFTKDDENINSQPFMRWRDRFLYAQEAVMKAEQVTGERKGHYMNVTAATMEDVYERLEFAKEIGSIIVMVDLTMGYTALQSVSNWCHKNGMILHLHRASHATFTRQKNHGINFRVLAKWMRMLGVDHIHAGTVVGKLEGDPNLTRGYYDILREQYVKADPVKGIYFDQDWAYLPAVMPVASGGIHAGQMHLLLSLFGDDVVLQFGGGTIGHPMGIQAGATANRVALEAMVKARNEGRDILAEGPEILKKAAQHSKALAAALETWGSVTFDFASTDTPDVLPTPS, from the coding sequence ATGTCCACCCAGTACGCAGGCAAAGGCAAGTACAGCAAGGCGGGCGTTTTGGAGTACAAGCAGATGGGGTACTTTGACCCCGACTACGAGCCCAAGGACACCGACACCATCGCCCTTTTCCGCATCACCCCCCAGCCCGGGATTGAGCCCGAGGAGGCGGCGGCGGCGGTGGCCGGGGAGTCCTCCACCGCCACCTGGACCGTGGTCTGGACGGACCGGCTTACCTACCTGGATCGCTACCGGGCCAAGGCCTTCCGGGTGGAGCCCGTGCCCGGCAACCCCGAGCAGTACTTCGCCTGGATCGCCTACGACCTCGCCCTCTTTGAGGAAGGCTCCATCGCCAACATGACCTCCAGCATCATCGGGAACGTCTTCGGCTTCAAGGCCCTGAGGGCCCTGAGGCTTGAAGACCTCCGCATCCCCGTGGCCTACCTCAAGACCTTCAAGGGCGCCCCCCACGGCATCCCCGTGGAGCGGGACATGCTGAACAAGTACGGCCGGCCCCTCCTGGGGGCCACGGTGAAGCCCAAGCTGGGCCTTTCCGGGCGGAACTACGGCCGGGTGGTCTACGAGGCCCTGGCGGGGGGGCTGGACTTCACCAAGGACGACGAGAACATCAACTCCCAGCCCTTCATGCGCTGGCGGGACCGCTTCCTCTACGCCCAGGAGGCGGTGATGAAGGCCGAGCAGGTGACGGGGGAGCGCAAGGGGCACTACATGAACGTCACCGCGGCCACCATGGAGGACGTCTACGAGAGGCTGGAGTTCGCCAAGGAGATCGGCTCCATCATCGTCATGGTGGACCTCACCATGGGCTACACCGCCCTCCAGTCCGTCTCCAACTGGTGCCACAAAAACGGCATGATCCTCCACCTCCACCGGGCCAGCCACGCCACCTTCACCCGCCAGAAGAACCACGGCATCAACTTCCGCGTCCTGGCCAAGTGGATGCGCATGCTGGGGGTGGACCACATCCACGCGGGCACCGTGGTGGGTAAGCTGGAGGGGGACCCCAACCTGACCCGGGGCTACTACGACATCCTGCGGGAGCAGTACGTGAAGGCCGACCCCGTGAAGGGGATTTACTTTGACCAGGACTGGGCCTACCTGCCCGCGGTCATGCCCGTGGCCTCGGGGGGCATCCACGCGGGGCAGATGCACCTCCTCCTCTCCCTCTTTGGGGACGACGTGGTCTTGCAGTTCGGGGGCGGCACCATCGGCCACCCCATGGGCATCCAGGCGGGGGCCACGGCCAACCGGGTGGCCCTGGAGGCCATGGTTAAGGCCCGCAACGAGGGCCGGGACATCCTGGCCGAGGGCCCCGAGATCCTCAAGAAGGCCGCCCAGCACTCCAAGGCCCTGGCCGCGGCCCTGGAGACCTGGGGGAGCGTGACCTTTGACTTCGCCTCCACCGACACCCCCGATGTCCTGCCCACCCCGAGCTAA
- a CDS encoding ribulose bisphosphate carboxylase small subunit: protein MRITQGTFSYLPDLTDEEIRLQIEYIIKNGWAVSIEYTDDPHPYNVYWNMWGLPMFDLEDAAPAFYEFQKCREAFPNHYIKINGYDPSPMWQAQRVSFIAHRPKVEEPGFRLHRQLYSDGRRLKYTLEAYATMRPEGQRYQEE, encoded by the coding sequence ATGCGGATCACCCAAGGAACCTTCTCTTACCTGCCCGACCTGACGGACGAGGAAATTCGGCTTCAGATTGAGTACATCATCAAGAACGGCTGGGCGGTCTCCATCGAGTACACCGACGACCCCCACCCCTACAACGTCTACTGGAACATGTGGGGCCTGCCCATGTTTGACCTGGAGGACGCCGCCCCCGCCTTCTACGAGTTCCAGAAGTGCCGGGAGGCCTTCCCCAACCACTACATCAAGATCAACGGCTACGACCCCTCCCCCATGTGGCAGGCCCAGCGGGTGTCCTTCATCGCCCACCGGCCCAAGGTGGAGGAGCCGGGCTTCCGCCTGCACCGGCAGCTTTACTCGGACGGGAGGCGGCTTAAGTACACCCTCGAGGCCTACGCCACCATGAGGCCTGAGGGGCAGCGCTACCAGGAGGAGTAA
- a CDS encoding AAA family ATPase, whose translation MGEEKALALVKNPEVEAVLEALDKELVGLAPVKRRIREIAAYLSVDKLRRELNLVADRPTLHMAFVGPPGTGKTTVAMRMATILHRLGYIRRDHLVVASRDDLVGQYIGHTAPKTKEVLKRAMGGVLFIDEAYSLYRAENERDYGQETIEILLQVMENQREDLVVILAGYKDRMEEFFALNPGMRSRIAHHIEFPPYNLEELYQIGLIMLEKQGYRLTPEAEVAFKEYLERRMERPNFAYARSVRNAIDRFKLRQAYRLYQKAGPVTPEELVTITADDIYASSLFKEEEHAP comes from the coding sequence ATGGGAGAGGAAAAGGCCCTGGCCCTGGTGAAAAACCCCGAGGTGGAGGCGGTCCTCGAGGCCCTGGACAAGGAGCTGGTGGGCCTGGCCCCGGTGAAGCGGCGCATCCGGGAGATCGCCGCCTACCTCTCCGTGGACAAGCTCCGCCGGGAGCTTAACCTGGTGGCCGACCGCCCCACCCTGCACATGGCCTTCGTGGGGCCGCCGGGCACGGGCAAGACCACGGTGGCCATGCGCATGGCCACCATCCTCCACCGCCTGGGCTACATCCGCCGCGACCACCTGGTGGTGGCCAGCCGGGACGACCTGGTGGGCCAGTACATCGGCCACACCGCCCCCAAGACCAAGGAGGTCTTGAAGCGGGCCATGGGGGGGGTGCTCTTCATTGACGAGGCCTACAGCCTCTACCGGGCGGAGAACGAGCGGGACTACGGCCAGGAGACCATAGAGATCCTCCTCCAGGTGATGGAGAACCAGCGGGAGGACCTGGTGGTCATCCTGGCGGGGTACAAGGACCGCATGGAGGAGTTCTTCGCCCTGAACCCCGGGATGCGTTCCCGCATCGCCCACCACATTGAGTTCCCCCCCTATAACCTGGAAGAACTCTACCAGATTGGCCTGATCATGCTGGAGAAGCAGGGGTACCGCCTCACTCCCGAGGCCGAGGTGGCCTTTAAGGAGTACCTGGAGCGGCGGATGGAACGCCCCAACTTCGCCTACGCCAGGAGCGTGCGCAACGCCATAGATCGCTTCAAGCTCCGCCAGGCCTACCGCCTCTACCAGAAGGCGGGCCCCGTGACCCCCGAGGAGCTGGTGACCATCACCGCGGACGACATCTACGCCAGCTCCCTCTTTAAGGAGGAGGAGCATGCCCCATAG
- a CDS encoding phosphoribulokinase, giving the protein MPHRPFMLGIAGDSGAGKTTLSSGVARLLGVERTTNICVDDYHKYDRKQRKELGITPLNPACNYMDIMEQHVRLLSEGEPILKPVYNHTTGTFDPPVYVPAPRAVEEGGRLIPRVVILEGLLTLFSPEMRGRYHLTVYLDPEEELRREWKVKRDVAKRGYTPEEVLADIERRMPDSRAFIWPQKAHADIIVRFYRPPGYDPENPSTLNVRITLKHTLPRLDLSEVLHSAYEDEALIRLEARKEADILDITGNVRPEQAQTFERIIWEHLGHHAEHFDPSLVGTFWDKAGQSYPLALTQLIIAYYLVKMRELAIERGHLRVA; this is encoded by the coding sequence ATGCCCCATAGGCCCTTTATGCTCGGCATCGCCGGGGACTCCGGGGCGGGGAAGACCACCCTGTCCAGCGGGGTGGCCCGGCTTCTCGGCGTGGAGCGGACCACCAACATCTGCGTGGACGACTACCACAAGTACGATCGCAAGCAGCGGAAGGAACTGGGCATCACCCCCTTGAACCCGGCCTGCAACTACATGGACATCATGGAGCAGCACGTCCGGCTCCTTTCCGAGGGGGAACCCATCCTGAAGCCCGTCTACAACCACACCACCGGCACCTTTGACCCCCCGGTTTACGTGCCCGCCCCCCGGGCGGTGGAGGAGGGGGGGCGGCTCATCCCCCGGGTGGTGATCCTGGAGGGGCTCCTCACCCTCTTCTCCCCCGAGATGCGGGGCCGCTACCACCTCACGGTCTACCTGGACCCCGAGGAGGAGCTCCGCCGGGAGTGGAAGGTGAAGCGGGACGTGGCCAAGCGGGGCTACACCCCCGAGGAGGTCCTGGCGGACATAGAGCGGCGCATGCCCGACTCCCGGGCCTTCATCTGGCCCCAGAAGGCCCACGCGGACATCATCGTCCGCTTCTACCGCCCCCCGGGGTACGATCCGGAAAACCCCAGCACCCTGAACGTCCGCATCACCCTGAAGCACACCCTTCCCCGGCTGGACCTCTCCGAGGTCCTCCACTCCGCCTACGAGGACGAGGCCCTGATCCGGCTGGAGGCCCGCAAGGAAGCGGACATCCTGGACATCACCGGCAACGTCCGCCCCGAGCAGGCCCAGACCTTTGAGCGCATCATCTGGGAGCACCTAGGCCACCACGCGGAGCACTTTGACCCCAGCCTGGTGGGCACCTTCTGGGACAAAGCGGGGCAGAGCTACCCCCTGGCCCTGACCCAGCTCATCATCGCCTACTACCTGGTTAAGATGCGGGAGCTGGCCATCGAGCGGGGGCACCTGCGGGTGGCCTAG
- the rpe gene encoding ribulose-phosphate 3-epimerase → MLKFAPSILTADLSRLAEAIGEAEAAGVDWIHLDVMDGVFVPNLTFGPLLVEAVRRVTALPLDVHLMIVSPERYLEDFARAGADLITVHYEATPHAHRAVQKIKELGKKAGLAINPATPLEAFEPLLPELDLALLMSVNPGFGGQKYIPRSTERLRRLKAMRDALNPRCLIEVDGGVNLSTVAEVYRAGADVAVAGSALFNDRPVAENLKALKEVLYALGGR, encoded by the coding sequence ATGCTGAAGTTCGCGCCCTCCATCCTCACGGCGGACCTTTCCCGGCTGGCCGAGGCCATCGGGGAGGCGGAGGCGGCGGGGGTGGACTGGATCCACCTGGACGTGATGGACGGGGTCTTCGTCCCCAACCTCACCTTCGGCCCCCTCCTGGTGGAGGCGGTGCGCCGGGTGACCGCCCTGCCCCTGGATGTCCACCTCATGATCGTGAGCCCGGAGCGCTACCTCGAGGACTTCGCCCGGGCGGGGGCCGACCTCATCACCGTCCACTACGAGGCCACCCCCCACGCCCACCGGGCGGTCCAGAAGATCAAGGAGCTGGGGAAGAAGGCGGGGCTGGCCATCAACCCGGCCACGCCCCTGGAGGCCTTTGAACCCCTTCTCCCCGAGCTGGACCTGGCCCTCCTCATGAGCGTGAACCCGGGGTTTGGAGGGCAGAAGTACATCCCCCGCTCCACCGAGAGGCTCCGCCGGCTCAAGGCCATGCGGGACGCCCTCAACCCCAGGTGCCTCATAGAGGTGGACGGGGGGGTGAACCTGTCCACCGTGGCCGAGGTCTACCGGGCAGGGGCCGACGTGGCGGTGGCGGGGAGCGCGCTTTTCAACGATAGGCCGGTGGCGGAAAACCTTAAGGCGCTAAAGGAGGTTCTCTATGCCCTTGGTGGTCGGTAA
- the fba gene encoding class II fructose-1,6-bisphosphate aldolase, which translates to MPLVVGKEVLDKARREGYAVPSFNTNNLEITQAILEVAEELRAPVFIQVSDGARKYAGMDNLANLVKDMASRVRVPVVLHLDHGADFKMVMQALRAGFTSVMIDASHHPFHENVAETKKVVEAAHAVGVSVEAELGRLQGIEDNIQVSEAEAFLTDPEEAERFVAETGIDYLAIAIGTSHGAYKGKGRPYIDHKRLEEIANRVSIPLVLHGASGVPTWLKEKLLATGAELKEATGIHDEDIRKAIPNGIAKINIDTDLRLAMTLGIREVVTQNPKEFDPRKIIGKGRDYLKMVIREKFELMGTVGRA; encoded by the coding sequence ATGCCCTTGGTGGTCGGTAAGGAAGTGCTGGACAAGGCTCGGCGGGAAGGCTACGCGGTCCCCAGCTTCAACACCAACAACCTGGAGATCACCCAGGCCATCCTGGAGGTGGCCGAGGAGCTTAGGGCCCCGGTCTTCATTCAGGTTTCCGACGGGGCCCGCAAGTACGCGGGCATGGACAACCTGGCCAACCTGGTGAAGGACATGGCAAGCCGCGTCCGGGTGCCCGTGGTCTTGCACCTGGACCACGGGGCGGACTTCAAAATGGTCATGCAGGCCCTGCGGGCGGGCTTCACCAGCGTGATGATCGACGCCAGCCACCACCCCTTCCACGAGAACGTGGCCGAGACCAAGAAGGTGGTGGAGGCGGCCCACGCGGTGGGGGTGAGCGTGGAGGCAGAGCTCGGCCGCCTCCAGGGTATAGAGGACAACATCCAAGTTTCCGAGGCGGAGGCCTTCCTCACCGACCCCGAGGAGGCGGAGCGCTTTGTGGCGGAAACGGGGATTGACTACCTGGCCATCGCCATCGGCACCAGCCACGGGGCCTACAAGGGGAAGGGCCGGCCCTACATTGACCACAAGCGCCTGGAGGAGATCGCCAACCGGGTCTCCATCCCCCTGGTCCTCCACGGGGCCAGCGGGGTGCCCACCTGGCTCAAGGAGAAGCTCCTGGCCACGGGGGCCGAGCTCAAGGAGGCCACGGGCATCCACGACGAGGACATCCGGAAGGCCATCCCCAACGGCATTGCCAAGATCAACATTGACACCGACCTGCGCCTGGCCATGACCCTGGGCATCCGGGAGGTGGTCACGCAGAACCCCAAGGAGTTCGACCCCCGGAAGATCATCGGCAAGGGGCGGGACTACCTCAAGATGGTCATCCGGGAGAAGTTTGAGCTCATGGGGACCGTGGGCCGGGCCTGA
- a CDS encoding MIP/aquaporin family protein has translation MGSKEREALGEALGTFLLVLLTVGSAANATLSPRLGPQAFGYDALALGSGLGVLVGVLCARPLSQAHLNPAVTLALALRGLFPWGKVFPYLLGQFLGGVFRGPRGLLGLPGGPPPPGDAQRLLHRPQPAPWRRGLPLEGSLGTFTLMAVVLQARPAHLLPLWLGLTVAGVGYGLGGPGGFALNPARDLSPRLLASLLGAEGAASPYALVPLFGPLLGAGLAAFLLRPGPRSP, from the coding sequence ATGGGTTCCAAAGAACGGGAAGCCCTGGGGGAGGCCTTGGGCACGTTCCTCCTGGTCCTCCTCACCGTGGGGAGCGCCGCCAACGCCACCCTTTCCCCACGGCTCGGACCCCAGGCCTTCGGCTACGACGCCCTGGCCCTGGGCTCGGGGCTGGGGGTGCTGGTGGGGGTACTCTGCGCGAGGCCCCTTTCCCAGGCCCACCTTAACCCCGCGGTCACCCTGGCCCTGGCCCTGAGGGGGCTTTTCCCTTGGGGCAAGGTGTTCCCCTATCTTCTGGGCCAGTTCCTGGGGGGGGTTTTTAGGGGCCCTAGGGGCCTACTTGGCCTACCGGGAGGGCCTCCTCCTCCAGGGGATGCCCAACGTCTTCTCCACCGGCCCCAGCCTGCTCCCTGGCGGCGGGGCCTACCCCTGGAAGGAAGCCTTGGCACCTTCACCCTCATGGCGGTGGTCCTTCAGGCCCGCCCGGCCCACCTCCTACCCCTTTGGCTAGGCCTCACCGTGGCCGGGGTGGGGTACGGGCTGGGAGGGCCTGGGGGCTTCGCCCTCAACCCCGCCCGGGACCTAAGCCCCAGGCTCCTAGCCTCCCTCCTGGGGGCGGAAGGGGCCGCTTCCCCTTACGCCCTGGTGCCCCTCTTCGGTCCCCTCCTCGGGGCGGGCCTGGCCGCCTTCCTCCTCAGGCCCGGCCCACGGTCCCCATGA
- a CDS encoding cupin domain-containing protein, protein MEIADLKRLARFDPEKLAKIPVFQSERMFYDLYALLPGQAQKVHAHEGSDKAYYVLEGEVVVRIGEEEALLAPGMAALARAGEPHGVRNESASPALLLVVMAPRP, encoded by the coding sequence ATGGAGATCGCCGACCTGAAGCGCCTGGCCCGCTTTGACCCGGAGAAGCTGGCCAAGATTCCCGTTTTCCAGTCCGAGCGCATGTTCTATGACCTCTACGCCCTCCTTCCCGGGCAGGCCCAGAAGGTCCACGCCCATGAGGGCTCGGACAAGGCCTACTACGTCCTGGAGGGGGAGGTGGTGGTGCGCATTGGAGAGGAAGAGGCCCTCCTGGCCCCCGGGATGGCCGCCCTGGCCCGGGCGGGGGAGCCCCACGGGGTGCGGAACGAGTCCGCAAGCCCCGCCCTCCTCCTGGTGGTCATGGCCCCCCGGCCCTAG